From Daucus carota subsp. sativus chromosome 6, DH1 v3.0, whole genome shotgun sequence:
TTCTTGTTTATGCCTACACACATTATATTTACGTTTTCCATTTtattaaagaaaacaaatttaACTTGCGTTCTCAAAggaacaaaattatatatattttttaaaaaaactaataaaaacgTAATATGAGGTTGAATTTTTCAGTGACAAAAGGGTCATTTTTACGGACTCTAATATTAAGGGCCATTTTGCTCCAAATGGTGTCACCCATTTAAagaataaaaatgtaaatatatcagatacaaaattaaacttaaaagaaaaaaaaatgctgCCCAGACATCTGGCCTTCCACAGGGCGGTAGTAACTGTTATGGATGCACATACAAAGTAATATACAGTTCTAATCTGATTCTTTTGGGATGAAGTAAGAACGGATCATCTCTACACTGAAAAGACACATTTCACGTCTCTGTGTAGAACAGAATGATACAGAAAATATTGCCTCAGGCTGCCATGAATTTTTGGACAACGCATTGCAATCAGAACGTAAACCACGGTAATTATCGTAAAGTTTTAACAATTAATTAACAGTAATAAAAGCATACCTTTTCAATGTTTTTGGGGAGAGTAGCTCTCTCAGCAGCTTTTGGAATCCATAGTTTTATGTCACTCTCGATCCCACTGCTAGCCAGTGCTGCTGTGTGAGGATGAGCCTCGATACAATTAACCACTTTTTTATCTGCTTCTATAACTCGTAAGAGCTCCCCAGTTCTCTTCCTCCAAATGAAAATCCGTCCACAATCTGACCCACTTACAACATACTCACATCTAGGCCCAAAAAAGCTTACACCCTTCACTGTTTCACGGTTTCGATGCCCCTTGTAAACTTGTGGAGAAGCTACTACATTAGAATTGTTACCGGAGGACGATTCAGCCGAGGCATGATGAGATTTCATTTCATCAGCATCACTGTCCATATATTTAGGAGAGGCGAAATCTGGATCGGGTCCCAACCCCATGTCCTTCGAGAACAGATATATGAATTCATCATTGTAAGTGGCAAGTAGCTCACTTTGATCAGAGAATGCCAAACCAGTTATGCCCACCAGCCCATCCCCAATTAAATGTGGAGGGCAAAAATAGTCAGCCGGCTGACCAAAATCAGAGGAGCCATCCCACTTGTACCTCCGAATATCATAGAGCCTAGTATATTCATCTGAGCCTGCAACTGCGAACAGATTAGGGTTTCTTGGGTCTATTGCAATCGCATTCAGACGAACAACTGGCATTAGACCATCTTGGGTAGATTGGCAAGTAAATAGTTCTGTAGCAGCTCCAGTTCTCAGGTCAAACTGTCAGACATTATATTAGTTAATCAATTGTGttacttatatataaataatcagTACAAAAGAATGACTGAATATAAGAGaaactaatatataatcttAAGAGCAGTAAACAGCAAACCTATGACAAAGATCCATCTATATTAACTACATGTGCCATTCTTCTGCATCTAACAAGATTACTAGTTCACCACACCTACCTTAGCTCTTAGTTGTCACTTCTAAATTGGACATTTTAAGTGTTGAAGAGAGAAACTTCACACGTTTTTACAGTTTTAGGTTTGTGCTGGCTGACTCCATTTTATTGGAAGAAAAATGAAGagttaaaaaaaagagaaagggaTGAGCATGATGAGAAACTACACAAATGTTATTAAAGACAATGTATTTGCACGTATTCTCTAGCTTTGCATCCATACAACTCACACCAATAGTACCCCGACCACGCGGACAACACATGCAATTGCAAGGAATATATTAATCAACTACGCATATCCTATTTGATTAGGCTTTcatgattctaatttcaagttCTGCTGAGGTAGAGGGTGATAACACAAATATCACTAGAAGTAGTGTTTGACAGATGACTCTACTCACATGTTGGACCAGTCCATCTTCACCACATGTATAGAAGATATGAGGGCTTCCAGGTTCAATTGCCAGCTTATGAGCTCGTCCACGATGTCTAGATAACAATTTAGTTTCCACATGACCACGTTCAAGAATCTTAGCACTCCTCACCTATATATAGACAATACTAATAATTAGTTTCAAATTTCAAGAAGTACCTGCTGCAAcataattgtttaaaaaaattgaaataccaAATACTAAGCccagatattgattaaatttcaCATTCTtgaccatattcaactaatgaTCTGGAGCTCCTACAGCAGTAGCCTAAGAAAAAAAGATTACATACCTGCCCATCAGCAGCACATGTGACAATGCTTCTGTCATCCGAGAACGGCATGAATTTCGCTTGGAAGACATTGTTATTATGACCACTGTGAAATGCCAGTTTAGCACACCCAGATTGCCAATCCCACAGTATAACCCTGCGGTCATCAGAGCCTGAAACAAGAATGTCACCATCAGAACTAAAGCTTACGGTGTTCACGCAACCTCTGTGCATCTCCAGTTTCCCATGAAGATCAAGACGCAGCACAAGATCCTGAAAAATACAAGTAACCTCTCAATGACCGGGAAACATAAATTCATAACTTCTCGACATTAAAACAACAGAAATAACATTCCAACATTACCCAAAGAAAAGGACTCAATGAACAAACCACACATCAAACTGTAATTAATTAAAAGCAAACTAATAACTAAAAACACaaaacacacatatacacaatcATAGAGGTGTAAATCATAATCAAGTCGAACATTCATCACTGAAACATAAATCCAAACTACTAATCACAACTCACATTCACGACACATTAGAAGTacactttaattaatttatcgaAACTAACAATGTAActctaaaacacattattctatcaatttatcgagattattaatttatcgagtaTTGATTTATCGAGATACCTCGGAAGCAGCGAGACGTTGAGCGAAGATGCGATTAGAGATCTGGCCGACTTCGCGTTGCGAGACATCGAGAATCGCCGAGTCCAGGTTGTGTCTACCTCGCTTTTTCATTCTAATCCTCTTTCGATTAAATCTTTTATTGTGATTATAATGAGAAATAAAGGCGATGCTCTATTCAATTACAAGATGCAtatagagagaggggggggggttggAATCGGAGGTGTTTTCTAGAGATGAAAGAGGGGAGGGGGCATGGGGTTCAAGTGTCTTTTATGTTTGTAAATTGTATGCTTCATCTCGCTATCCACACGTGGAGCTCTTTTAGGGAATATTGAGATGTCATCACAGCATGAGGGTGACGACTTAATTTCAGGAGGATTTAAACAATTTTCATAATTAGAGTATCTCCGACAGTGTTGGTTATAATGATCCGTTAAATTGAACTTGTGAGATATTagataaaatttgctgaacctgtgaGACATTATGCTTTAATGGTATTgattatattggttggctataatttaaaaatagtatcttattaatattttggattgttataaatagaatatattacttTAATTACTTTAAGTTATGTGTAATCTTCTTACAAATTTTCTTACAGACTTGTAGTgcatcgacaaatatagtcattcatAGAAGGTCggttataattatagataacatgTGGTATGTTTGGAGTGTAAATTTTTGAAGCCATTAGctatactttttatttttggtatgacaactggattttagttaaaggtcttcatggttggagattaGCTAAAGGGTCTTCGGCTCTTGAAATAGGTAATTTCCCCAGaacattatataaatattagtattAATTTCTTGCcttcttgaattttattttgattgtcagatatttaaaaaaaatggactCTCTTTGGGATTATTAATGTTATCAATTTGATTAGAGAATATTTTGATCAAGGGATATTAGGACCACGTTGAACTTCTGTTTGGAGATAAAATTAACAAAAGGCACATTAACTACCTTAATAATATATTCACTTATAATATATTCagttaattcgagtttaatttAGGAATTGAGCAGTACATGTACatattttgatgaaaacttgtaCTACTAGGCATTTGCCATGAGTTCTTTAACACCATTCCTTGTGTTTTGTATGTGCTATTGTGCTGAAGGTTCAAAGAACCAAAGCAGCATATATTCTAGTAGTACTCATACTGGAAACGAAGACAAAAGAAAATGGGGGTACATATCTCATTTAGCCTAGGCACTAAAGAAAGCCACATGTGGCCTGTGGGTACATGCTAGGGGAGAGCATGGGctggttcggctcggtttcgggataaaaccggaaccgcaaccgtATAtcctcggtttttaaaatcgaaaaccgcaaccgccggttcggttccggttccggTTTAAAAAAGccggttcggttataatcggatcggtttcggttacaaaaccgacaaCTACAAAATTGACAAATAATATGGGGACAAATTGAACCGCGCAATCTAGAAACATAATTAATAAACAGTGGATTTACATTAATACCACTGCAGACTCTGCAGTTACTAGTTGGGGAACAATTACACACTTTTGATGCACCTGTGACCTGTTTGATCAATTTTGTAACAAACAAAAGAAGTCAAAATGGACTGCTGCTAATCTGAAAGGGAGAGATTATCATCTCCTAAACCAGTGAAGTTAAGTCGTTGAGATAACTAATTACACATCTTAAAACACATGCTTATAAATATCCAGCACAAAAGCATAGCAATAGATCCAATGTTTCATTTTAAATCATCAGGACAGCTTCTGTATCAGTATATGGATTGTGGAGTCTAGACCGGAGTCACTGGACAGTGGACTGTATATTTTATGCAACAATCAATTAACACTGGcccaaattataaatatcatatatatatttaaataattttaaataaaaaatttcttataaattatatatagggctgtcaaaaaaattcgaaagatccgatatccgtccgaaaaatccgcaaccgtatccgagaaaaagcggatattattcgtatccgaaataaagcggatattatccgtatccgaatccgtgatattcgaatccgaaattaaatacatatatgatatttaaattatataatatataagtatatgtaattaaaattttattttatttagcttgtattgtgtgtatatgcattaaataatacatttacataatttttatataattgtacaaATACTCAAacactttatacatatataaaaatattattagagcTTAGTCatcaaaaaattgtttgaaaatCATCTTTAATACGGTAGAGTCATCAAAAATATCCGACATCCGTCCGAAATATTCGCATCCGTATCCgagaaaaagcggatattatccgtatccgaaataatgcggatattatccgtatctgaatccggccattacggatacggatacggatataggcatatccgtatccgaattatccgtttgacagccctaaatttatatatatatatatatatatatatatatatatatatataatattataaatatttatattatttaaattatcggttcggttttttccggttcggtttttactAATAACCGGAACCAAACCCATGaactcggttcggttttttagttttcggtttcggtttcggctCGGTTTGTTTCGGCTCGGTTTTTACCGGTTTTTgccggtttcggtttcggttcgggtttttttcggttttttgctcagccctagtaCATGCTTCAGGGGCTCTGCCGGTTCAAATGTCCATCTATTGTACTTCCGCTTCGTAATCATCATGCTCCGCTTCAAAATTTCATCTATTTTGCTCTCACTCAGATTCTTCATAGATAAAAATGTGTCATAGAG
This genomic window contains:
- the LOC108226423 gene encoding uncharacterized protein LOC108226423 isoform X1, coding for MKKRGRHNLDSAILDVSQREVGQISNRIFAQRLAASEDLVLRLDLHGKLEMHRGCVNTVSFSSDGDILVSGSDDRRVILWDWQSGCAKLAFHSGHNNNVFQAKFMPFSDDRSIVTCAADGQVRSAKILERGHVETKLLSRHRGRAHKLAIEPGSPHIFYTCGEDGLVQHFDLRTGAATELFTCQSTQDGLMPVVRLNAIAIDPRNPNLFAVAGSDEYTRLYDIRRYKWDGSSDFGQPADYFCPPHLIGDGLVGITGLAFSDQSELLATYNDEFIYLFSKDMGLGPDPDFASPKYMDSDADEMKSHHASAESSSGNNSNVVASPQVYKGHRNRETVKGVSFFGPRCEYVVSGSDCGRIFIWRKRTGELLRVIEADKKVVNCIEAHPHTAALASSGIESDIKLWIPKAAERATLPKNIEKVLMHGPVHFFTSSDDEDYFFDFTEDEYDSDNDGSDNSSDGGGDDDEEEEEVEEDDDDSNDDDDDSDDDDGDDDIDDNDVDVDDDNYEDVDINVDDVVGE
- the LOC108226423 gene encoding uncharacterized protein LOC108226423 isoform X2, which produces MKKRGRHNLDSAILDVSQREVGQISNRIFAQRLAASEDLVLRLDLHGKLEMHRGCVNTVSFSSDGDILVSGSDDRRVILWDWQSGCAKLAFHSGHNNNVFQAKFMPFSDDRSIVTCAADGQVRSAKILERGHVETKLLSRHRGRAHKLAIEPGSPHIFYTCGEDGLVQHFDLRTGAATELFTCQSTQDGLMPVVRLNAIAIDPRNPNLFAVAGSDEYTRLYDIRRYKWDGSSDFGQPADYFCPPHLIGDGLVGITGLAFSDQSELLATYNDEFIYLFSKDMGLGPDPDFASPKYMDSDADEMKSHHASAESSSGNNSNVVASPQVYKGHRNRETVKGVSFFGPRCEYVVSGSDCGRIFIWRKRTGELLRVIEADKKVVNCIEAHPHTAALASSGIESDIKLWIPKAAERATLPKNIEKLRPKARGWMSMASPEDLMLQLFSLQRRRTGSEDNDQQSMIRHELLELMYDANSDGSSEADGYTSSEDLFG